Proteins encoded within one genomic window of Coprococcus phoceensis:
- a CDS encoding YitT family protein, with protein sequence MKAEWKNELKNVFDWKKLFWVIFGNTAYCFGIVAFVLPMGLITGGTTGLGLIANHFAGIPVEVFAAVFNVVMFLLAIWLLGISFALTTLISTFYFPFILGVLQRVDALQGLTTDPLLSTIFAGLLIGVGIGVVIKAGASTGGVDIPPLILNKKLGIPVSVGLYAFDFMILIGQMVFRDREKILYGILLVMIYTTVMDKVLVNGKSQMQVKIISDHYEEINTAIQQKLDRGSTFLKTESGYLRKESMALLTVVSNREMPKFNQLVLEIDPKAFMIINQVNEVMGRGFTLHKHNI encoded by the coding sequence ATGAAAGCAGAGTGGAAAAATGAGTTGAAGAACGTTTTTGACTGGAAAAAACTATTTTGGGTAATATTTGGAAATACGGCGTATTGTTTTGGAATTGTTGCGTTTGTACTGCCGATGGGACTGATTACCGGAGGGACGACCGGACTTGGTTTGATCGCAAACCATTTTGCGGGAATTCCGGTGGAGGTCTTTGCGGCAGTGTTTAATGTTGTGATGTTTTTACTGGCAATATGGCTGCTCGGTATTTCGTTTGCACTGACAACGCTGATCAGTACGTTCTATTTTCCGTTTATACTGGGAGTGCTTCAAAGAGTAGATGCGCTTCAGGGGCTGACGACAGATCCGCTGCTCAGTACGATATTTGCGGGGCTTTTGATTGGAGTAGGAATCGGAGTTGTCATCAAAGCGGGAGCTTCCACGGGTGGTGTCGATATTCCGCCATTGATCTTAAATAAGAAATTGGGGATTCCGGTCTCTGTGGGACTGTATGCGTTTGACTTTATGATCTTGATCGGGCAGATGGTATTTCGTGATCGAGAGAAGATTTTATATGGAATTCTTCTTGTGATGATTTACACAACGGTTATGGATAAAGTGCTTGTAAATGGAAAGAGCCAGATGCAGGTGAAGATTATCAGCGATCATTATGAAGAGATCAATACAGCGATTCAGCAAAAGCTTGACCGTGGCTCTACATTCCTCAAAACAGAATCCGGATATTTGCGGAAAGAATCTATGGCACTATTGACGGTAGTGTCCAACCGTGAGATGCCAAAATTCAATCAACTTGTGTTGGAAATTGACCCGAAAGCCTTCATGATCATCAATCAGGTAAATGAAGTGATGGGCAGGGGATTTACACTTCATAAACATAATATTTAA